From a region of the Helicobacter hepaticus ATCC 51449 genome:
- the mnmA gene encoding tRNA 2-thiouridine(34) synthase MnmA, producing MKVALLMSGGVDSSYCAHLLSSQGYEVIGIYLKLHDKNKKHDIYIANCEQVAAHLHIDFQVLDLREEFKKSVYDTFVSSYKEGKTPNPCAICNPLMKFGLGLQKALELGCDYIATGHYAQIKEVNGIKRIAKAVDESKDQSYFLYALPQEAIDRIIFPLGALLKEDIKKTALELLPFLGTLQTYKESQEICFVEQSYIDILKLHDKVDNEGVVRNSNGKAIGTHKGYMHYTIGKRKGFSVFGSHEPHYVKAINPQNNEIVVGTKEELAIDSIKALNKSLPQAFNGGIYDVKVRYRSTPLKAQIDIQGEFIYAKLLESAYGVAQGQALVLYQEDCVLGGGVITQAQ from the coding sequence GTGAAAGTTGCATTACTTATGAGTGGAGGCGTAGATAGCTCCTATTGTGCTCATTTGCTCTCATCGCAGGGCTATGAAGTCATAGGAATCTATCTCAAGCTCCACGACAAAAACAAAAAACACGATATTTATATCGCAAACTGCGAGCAAGTTGCCGCACATTTACATATTGACTTTCAAGTGCTTGATTTGCGCGAGGAATTTAAAAAAAGTGTATATGATACATTTGTAAGCTCCTACAAAGAAGGTAAAACGCCGAATCCTTGCGCGATTTGTAATCCCTTGATGAAGTTTGGATTAGGGTTACAAAAGGCTTTAGAACTAGGTTGCGATTATATCGCTACAGGACATTATGCACAGATTAAAGAAGTAAATGGCATAAAGCGCATTGCAAAAGCTGTTGATGAAAGCAAAGACCAAAGTTACTTCCTCTATGCCCTGCCTCAAGAAGCTATTGATAGAATCATCTTTCCTCTAGGTGCTCTTCTCAAAGAAGATATTAAAAAAACTGCCCTTGAACTTTTACCTTTTTTGGGCACGCTTCAAACTTATAAGGAATCTCAAGAAATTTGCTTTGTAGAGCAAAGCTATATTGATATTTTAAAACTCCACGACAAAGTAGATAATGAGGGTGTTGTGCGCAATAGTAATGGCAAAGCCATCGGCACACATAAGGGCTATATGCACTATACTATTGGCAAACGCAAAGGTTTTAGTGTTTTTGGTTCACACGAACCTCACTATGTCAAAGCGATTAATCCACAAAATAATGAAATAGTCGTTGGCACAAAAGAAGAACTTGCTATAGATTCTATAAAAGCTCTTAATAAAAGTCTGCCACAAGCCTTTAATGGAGGAATATATGATGTCAAGGTCCGCTACCGCTCTACGCCACTTAAAGCACAAATTGATATACAAGGTGAGTTTATTTATGCAAAACTTTTAGAATCTGCCTATGGCGTAGCACAAGGACAAGCTCTTGTGCTTTATCAAGAAGATTGTGTTTTAGGAGGAGGCGTCATTACACAAGCGCAGTAG
- a CDS encoding RepB family plasmid replication initiator protein has product MGEFGKSAHSPQHNLFGELINATGKYVVKYARFKELMSIPSSYETRDIDKQVLKPSILKLIETSPYTNKPYFENLAYKKIKENTKGEKGRGQSGAIDRIEFSFTPSLPKTKKKANKSNILPPPPRKTNS; this is encoded by the coding sequence ATGGGAGAGTTTGGAAAGTCTGCTCATAGTCCACAACATAATCTTTTTGGTGAGCTAATCAACGCTACAGGCAAATATGTAGTCAAATATGCAAGATTTAAAGAGTTAATGTCTATTCCTAGTAGTTATGAAACAAGGGATATTGATAAACAAGTTTTAAAGCCCTCTATTTTAAAGCTCATTGAGACAAGCCCTTATACCAATAAGCCCTACTTTGAAAACCTCGCGTATAAAAAGATTAAAGAAAATACCAAAGGTGAAAAGGGTAGGGGACAAAGTGGTGCGATTGATAGAATAGAATTTTCATTCACACCTTCTTTACCAAAGACAAAGAAAAAAGCTAATAAGAGTAATATATTACCCCCCCCCCCCCGCAAAACAAATTCCTGA